The Solicola gregarius DNA window TCGTCTCCAGCATCTCGACGGGGTTCCACGTGCGGCCTCCGCCCGCCGACGCGACACTCTGCTCGATGTGCAGCTCGAGGCCGATGTCTTCGGGCTTGATCTCGTACTCGAGGTCCTCGTAGTAGAAGGTCAGCGTCTGCTTGGTGTGCGGCGCGAGGTCGGCCTCGAGCCGGGCTTCGGCCTGCTCCGGCGTCAGACCGCCCACCCCGACGCCGGCGATCCGCGTGCCCGTCGGCAACCGGTTGCCGAGCAGGAAGTGTCCCGCGACGTACAGCCCGCCGAGGAGGATGACGAGCCCGATGATCGCGTACCACGTGCCGCGGCGCTCACGCTTCTTGAGCTCACGCCCGGATGGTGTTGGTATCACGTACGTCTGCTCCTAGTGTCCTGCGTTTGAAGTGGCTTTACGGAAGGCGTCGTCCAGGTGGATGCATCCGCAAGGACGAGGAGGAAGGTCATAGTGGGTCCTATTTCCGACGACGAGGACGCCGCGGGGCGCCGCCTGGGCGGCGAAAGACGTCAAGGTACTTCAAACGCAGGGCACTAGCCTGACACGAGCCGGCGGGTGGGCGCGGGCCAGCGCGGATTCTACCGAACCAGCGGTGCCGCGGCGGCGCTAGTCGGCGATGCCGCCGCCGGCCTTCTCGCTCTCGTCGGAGCGTACGAGGCTCGCATAGTGGGAGCGGTAGTACAGCAACGGATCGTCGCCGTCACCGACCTCGGCGTGTACGACCCTGCCGACGACGATCGTGTGGTCGACACCGTCGTAGGTCTGCCAGGTCTCGCACTCCAGCCACGCGAGCGCGCCGTCGATGAGCACCGCATCGACCACCTTCGCGGGGCGATGCTCCACCCGGTGGAGCTGGCCCTCGAGGGGCCGGCCACGCGTGGCGAACCACGTCGCGGCCGCCTGGTTCTCCTCCGAGAGGATCGACACCGCCCACGTACGCGACGCCGAGACGGCCGCATGAAAGCGGTTCTTGTGGTCGATGCACACGAGCACGAGCGGTGGGTCGAGTGCGACGGACGTGAACGCGCTCGCGGTCAACGCGTGGTCTTCGCCGTCGACGCGGGTCGTGACCACCGTCACGCCGCTTGCGAACCGCCCGAGTGCGCCCCGGAACGCGGACTGGTCGACGGGTTGAGACACATCTAAATGGTATGCCGTGGGTCGCGTACCGCCGGTGGTGGACCGGACATCGACACGACCACTGCCGCCCCGACCACGACGAGGCCACCGATGAGCATGCTGTAGCCCAGCCAGTCGGAGGCGAACAGGTAGTCGCCCTCGGGACGGCCGCTGAACAGGTAGAAGAACGCCACGACCCACCCGGCCGCGACGCAGACCGCACCCGCACGCCCGGCGTCGAGCAGCGCGCCCGCACGGACGACGAGATACGTCGTGCCGAGGGCCAGCACGAGACCCCACGGCAGGTCGATGCCCGCCAGCGACCACTGGTGCCGGTGCGCGACGAGTGCGGCCAGGCACACGACCGCGCCGGCCAGGACCAAAGCCACGCGGATGACGAGTCGGCGAACCGGCACGCTAGTGCCCTGCCAC harbors:
- a CDS encoding flavin reductase family protein translates to MSQPVDQSAFRGALGRFASGVTVVTTRVDGEDHALTASAFTSVALDPPLVLVCIDHKNRFHAAVSASRTWAVSILSEENQAAATWFATRGRPLEGQLHRVEHRPAKVVDAVLIDGALAWLECETWQTYDGVDHTIVVGRVVHAEVGDGDDPLLYYRSHYASLVRSDESEKAGGGIAD
- a CDS encoding DUF6113 family protein — translated: MPVRRLVIRVALVLAGAVVCLAALVAHRHQWSLAGIDLPWGLVLALGTTYLVVRAGALLDAGRAGAVCVAAGWVVAFFYLFSGRPEGDYLFASDWLGYSMLIGGLVVVGAAVVVSMSGPPPAVRDPRHTI